The sequence below is a genomic window from Acidobacteriota bacterium.
GACTGCCCACCATTGGTATGCCTGGCACCTCGCTCTGTTCGGACGGTATAACGAAGCCGACGCCGAAATGCGAAAAGCGGAAAGCTTAGATCCTCTATCGCTCATCATTAATGCTGATTTGGCAGAACTCCTTCTCATTACCCATTCTTACGACGAGTCGATAGAACAGAGTCGCAAGACGATTGCAATGGATCCGAACTTTGCGCTCGCTCACAATCAATTGGGGCAGGCCTACTTGGAAAAACGGATGCCCAGCGAGGCGATCGCAGAATTTCAAAGAGCGATCCAACTTTCAGGAGGCAGCCCGACATGCCTGGCCAATCTTGCCCGTGCCTACGCCGCGTCCGGACGACGCAATGAGGCAATACAGCTACTCAACGATCTCAAAAAACGCGCGACTCAAACCTACTCGAATGCTGCAGAGATTGCCATGATCTATACCGCTCTGGGTGATCGAGAACAGGCGATGACCTGGGTTCAGCGAGGGTACGAGGAACGCTTTAACCCAGGGGTCCTCCTGCGGCCTAGTTTCGATCCTCTGCGTTCCGTCCCTCGCTTCCAAGATCTTGTTCATCGCACTGGCGTACAAGAATTAGGAAGCCAAGCCCGGTAAAACATCAGTTTGGATGGCCGAAGCTATTGCCGAGTGCCCCACCTTTCGGTTGGGGAAAGAGGGAGAGGGAAAGAGGGGGGAAAGAGGGACAGCCTGACCAGCCCTATTCTTGCGTTAAAATCTGTGCCGATTTGAAAATGGGAAATTGATGCGCCGCCGGCGAATCCGAGGGAAGCAGATCCGAAACAGCTGCATGCTGGTCGAGAAATTCCCGAATGTCCTTCAGAAACTCCGGGCTTTGCATTGCCGGCCCGTGACCGGCGCCTTCAATCTTCTTGAACTGTAAGTTTGGAAACCGACTCTTCGCTTCCTCGTAAAACGCCGGACGGTCGTTACCCCCATAAATCACGAGAGTCGGTACTGAAATAGCTCTGAGTTGTTCGTCGGCTACCCACAAACCCTCGTGGCTGACTGTCTCAGCGCCGAGTGCAATCGAATCTTGACCCGCGTCCATTCTCTTCATCATTTCGCGTTGCTGGGCCCCGGGTTTCGGCCAATCCGGAGGCGCGCTAGCGATCATGGCCTCGGAGAGTGGCATGCCCTTCAAAAGACTCGGCCCCAGGAGCGGCACTTCCTCGTGTTCGGATTCGTACTTCGTGAACCCGAGGCTGCCGCCGATGATGGCCATTCGAATCCGGTCCGGATGAACCGTCAACATTTTCATTGCGATTGAGCCGCCCATCGAATAGCCAATAAGGGCAACCTTCTTTATCCCGAGATGATCCATGAGACGGACCACATCGTTCACCATTTCGATCCCATACTGCTTCGGATCGTGTGGCTTTTCGCTCTTGCCGTGGCCTCGACAGTCCATCGCAATGACCTGATAGTTTTGCGCGAGGTCTTTCGTGACCGGCTCCCATATTTCGGCACTAGCTGCAAAAGGATGGATGAGGAGGACCGGCTCTCCCTTGCCCGCCATGAGATATCTGATCTTCACGCCATTGGAGTTAAAAAAGTGGTCAGCAGTTTGGGCTTGGCCGGGGACTACTGCGGGGACTACAAAGAACAAGCAGAAGAGTACAAGAACCGCACTTCGTTTCACGAGATACCTCCTCAATTCCTTTAACTTGCTGTTCACACGAAACGCCGGGGAGCCCCAGCTTTCCCGTTTCGGTTCTTGCATTGGACTGCCAGACAAAGGGTGCCCTACTCTCGCGCGGTGTTCGCGAGGGTGGGATTACGTGGAGGTGTGTGATACTTCGGTTCTGCTTCCTGTCTTGTCTAACAGTCCGCGTCATCTATGCTAACGATAGTAGCCCTTTGTGGGACGGCTATCCAACAACAGCGAGTCAATTGCGCGAGTTATTGATGTCTTCCTACTCCCACCCTCGCGCAAACACCGCGCGAGAATGGGGCACCCAGATCGTGGAAGTCCGAAGCAACAACCGAAATGGAAAGGATCGGCCACCCCAGGTTGTGGGTTCATCAACAAAACCAGAACCAAAGGGTGGAGCACCCGGCTGTGCCATACTTGATCCGATACATATTCCCCGCAAGAGCTCCTCAACAACGCGCATGTCAAAGTCGACTCTTCCCATCGTGCGCTTCACCTGTGCCGTTTTGGTTTTGCTGGCTGCGCAGCTCGGCGCTGCGCAATCCAATCCTTCGCCTGTGGGCGAGTGGCTGGTCACGCTTGACATATTTGGGACGCCCCTGCAGCAGGTGCTCACGCTCAAGTCCGAGGGCGGCAAGCTGACGGGCTCGATGCGTGGCCGCGGGCGTTCGGAGATCGAGGGCACCATCGCTGGCAACGGCGTCCACTTCGTCACACGCCAGGAGAAAGAGACAAATGGCGAGTACGAGGGCACGATTACCGCCGATGGGATGTCGGGTACAGCGCAGGTCTTTGGTCCCAAACCGGAACTGCGAATTCCGGCGAAATGGGCGGCGCGGCGGGTGCCTGCAATCACGCCAGCACCGCCGCAGCGTCATGAGTTTGTCCCCACGAAGTTCCACCGCGCATTCTCGCCGTTCATCGAGCCGGTGCTGCACATCAAATCTGGCGACAGCGTTCATACGACGACCGTCGATGCAGCGGGCAAAGACGAAAAGGGCGCAGCTCGCGTGCTCGGAGGCAATCCCGAAACGGGACCGTTCTTTATCGACGGCGCTCTGCCCGGCGATATCCTCAAAGTAAAACTGAATCGCGTGCGTCTGAATCGCGATTGGGCGGGGAGCGATGATTTTCTGGTTCCCCGTGCCGCCGACGCGAGTCTCGGGCGCGAGATGAAGTATGAGCCGGGCGAAGTACGCTGGAAGCTCGACCGCGAGCGCGGATTGGCAATGCCTGAAAAGCCGGGCGAGCACATGAGCCGCTTCGCCATTCCGGTGAAACCGATGCTGGGCTGCGTAGCGACCGCGCCCGGCACAACAGGCCAGCCCGTGCCCACCGGCGACTCCGGCGGCTTCGGCGGCAACATGGATTACAACGAGATCGGCGAAGGCGCCATTGTCTATCTACCGATCAACATCGCCGGCGCTCTCCTTTATGTTGGGGACGGGCACGCCCTGCAGGGCGATGGCGAGCTGAACGGAAATGCGCTGGAGACGTCAATGGACGTGGAGTTCACTGTCGAGGTCCTCAAAGACAAGAAGCTAAGCACGCCCTTCGTCGAGACGGATCAATACTTCGAAGCCATGGCACTCGCCGGTTCGCTCGACGACGCCTTTCGCGAAGCGACCGGCCGCCTCACACGCTGGCTGATGGATGAGTACAAGCTCACGCCGTCAGAAGCAGCAGTAGTGATGGGCTCGTCAGTGGAGTATCGCATCAGCGAAGTTGCCGATCGCAATGCAGGTGTAGTCGCGAGGTTGCGGAAAGATCGATTGGCAATGTTGGGAAGATAGTTGCTGGGCGTGAGGACCTTTTCACCACGGAGACACGGAGGCACGGAGAAGAGGCTCGGCAGTTGTACCCTTTCGTCCCCCGTACCTTATGTAGTGGTGCGTATTGTAGTGAACCGAGGAAACAACGGATGTAGAGGTTTACACGAGAGCAGGCAGTCCGTTGGTGCGCCCAACATGGCATTGCGATTTCGGCTCGGGACGAGCTTCAATACGAATCAGCCGAGGCTCGTACGTTTACGACACAATTGCTGTCTAATCGAGCTATTCTGGGGCAAGCTGCGGTCTTAACGTTCAAAGCCAATGAAGAAGCATTCCTTGGTGGGATGGTCTATACGGAAGGAAGGGAGCAGACTGAGCCCTGGGATACTTTTTGAGGACTAACTGAAGCGACGTTGGGCTTACTCCGACAATCCATGAGTTGGCGGGGGAATTTGGATCGGCATCCGGCTCAGCACTTCGGACCTGATGACCAAACAGCAGCACTCGCCGGGTGGCACACCCTTATTTCGTTTCTTTGATTCCTGTTATGGGACTGGTAGATGGGGGTGCCCCACTCTGCGCGGTTTGAGGCTGTTACAAAACTCGAAATTCCTCTTTTGAAACCACAACATATTGCGCTTCGCCTGGACTGCGACCACCATAGGTAACAAAATTATTGAGTTTCGTAACAGCCTCGGTTTTCGCAGGGTGCGCTTCTCCAATGCGGCCATTAGACTCAGGCTGTTGTCGTTTGGTCTTTCGAAACACAGAAGATGCCAGCAACCTCGATTGCCAGATTCCGCGTTGGAAAGTTTCAATCTCTCGTCAGGTCAGTTCTGACGTGTAGTTACCTTTTATTGTTGACAGGGTCATAATAGAGGCGGAGAATGCGCCCTACCTCTCCGAAGAGCACATTCCAGAAAGCAGCGCACACCCTCTGAGGCGCAATCCCGGCTCCCGGGCACAAAAGAATCAAATCGAATACTCAACTGGCAATAGGAGACAAGTATGCGTCGCGCATCGCTGCTGATCGCAGGTGTTGCACTTGCTCATCCTCGGCCACGCGCAGTACTCCGTCAGAGCAAATCCTCAGCATTAAGTAGCGTTGCAAACGAGCAGGTATGCAGTCTTGTGGATCATTATGGTCCGCGCCATAAATCACCCATCCACTATCACCCAAACAGCGTCACTGGGCGTATGAGCAAAATTCGATGGCTAACTTGCGGTGTCTATGAAGCGATGCCCGATCTGCTGCACTGAGTACACGGACGAGCAGACTACGTGTTCGACCGACAACGCGCGGCTGATGACCAGCACGGAGTGGATACCGGGGCAAGTGGTTGCCAACAAGTACCGTGTCATCGCTAAGATCGGACGCGGCGCGATGGG
It includes:
- a CDS encoding acetamidase; translation: MSSYSHPRANTAREWGTQIVEVRSNNRNGKDRPPQVVGSSTKPEPKGGAPGCAILDPIHIPRKSSSTTRMSKSTLPIVRFTCAVLVLLAAQLGAAQSNPSPVGEWLVTLDIFGTPLQQVLTLKSEGGKLTGSMRGRGRSEIEGTIAGNGVHFVTRQEKETNGEYEGTITADGMSGTAQVFGPKPELRIPAKWAARRVPAITPAPPQRHEFVPTKFHRAFSPFIEPVLHIKSGDSVHTTTVDAAGKDEKGAARVLGGNPETGPFFIDGALPGDILKVKLNRVRLNRDWAGSDDFLVPRAADASLGREMKYEPGEVRWKLDRERGLAMPEKPGEHMSRFAIPVKPMLGCVATAPGTTGQPVPTGDSGGFGGNMDYNEIGEGAIVYLPINIAGALLYVGDGHALQGDGELNGNALETSMDVEFTVEVLKDKKLSTPFVETDQYFEAMALAGSLDDAFREATGRLTRWLMDEYKLTPSEAAVVMGSSVEYRISEVADRNAGVVARLRKDRLAMLGR